Within the Gammaproteobacteria bacterium genome, the region AAGAGCCAAGGTGCCTTGCTCGCGCTCGCCGGAAACGAGGTTGTACGTCAGCGCGAGTATCCACAGCGGATAGATAAAGACCAGTACGAAGGCAAGATCGAAGGAGCCGCTGAGAAGATGAGCCGGATTGGCGATCTCATCGGCGAAAAAGAAGGTGTCCTTGCTCCCGGCCGAAACCCTTAGCGTTGCCGGATAAAGGTCGCTTTGTCCGATGGCGGTGATGGCTAGGGGTTGCGCCGGCAATGCCACGTTGGCCGCCGCCGATCCGCCGCCAACGAAAAGGGCATTGCGCGGGTCACGGAACGGCGCGTCGGGAGGCGCCACCCGGCCGGCCTGGATGTCAGCCAGGCCTTTGCGCAGTTTCGCAAGACGCTCCTGTTCTTCGGTATTCGCGGCAGCGACAGCGGCCGCCTGGCGCGCGACCAAGGTTTCACCGTTGTACAGGGCGTAGGCAACCATGCCCAGGATCATAGCCAGCACCAGCCACAGGGCCGGATCCAAGCGCAGGATGCGCCACTCGCACCGCATCGCCGCCACTAAAACATTCATGTTCGTCATAAGTGATACCCCTAAACCGGTCGCAGGCGCCGAACGGCGTACACGGCGAGGAGACCCGCAGCGAGGCACCAGGCCAGCAAAACAAAAAGATTGACTGCCTGTGCCGACAGCGCCCACCACGCTTGCGGCGGACGATAGGAAAAAGCGGAAATGCGCGCCCACAGATCGGGGCCGGCAACATAGGTGGAATCGCCGTAACGCCCGTTGCGAATGAGATCGTCGCTGACGATGGCTTGTATCGCGCGCCGGTGCTGCTCGGCGGCACTGGTGAAATGATACTGCCCGCGCGTATCCGACCCTGCCAATCCCATCGAATACGGTTGTATCGCCAATAACGGAAACACAAAACCAGGTGCTGCGCGCCAGAGATCCTGGCGGTAGTAAGCCTCCTGCAAGGTGCCGAAGTGGCGGTCGAATATGCGATTACCGTTCTCGTCATCCTCGCGCAGGGACAGACCGCGAAAATTCACCGGCAGGTCTTCGACGCGCGTCACACCGTACTGCTTCAGCACCCGGTCACGGAATGCGACGAAGGCCGGGTGGCTTTCATCGTGGCCGAACGTCTTTTTCTTGTCTTGCGCGATGGCCTGACGGAACTCGAGCGCCGTGGGCAACGGCAGAGTATTGCGCACCACGTCCGTCATCAGGCGCGGCACAAGAAAACAGTTAATCAGCCAGAAGCCCAGCAGGCCGACCAGTGCCATGCGGGAAGTCCGGGACAACGCCGAGACCGCCAGCGCCAGCGCGGCGAAGCCGCCAAGATAGAGAACGTAACCGAGTGCCAGCCAAACAAGACGCGCCACTTGATCACCGAGCGAAAACATTGATGAGTCGGCGAACATGAAACAGCTGATCAGTATCCCGATGAAAGCAGGCAGCAGCATCGCCACCAGCACGCCGACAACCGCCAGCCCCTTGCCCGCAAGCAAGTCCATCGGCCGGATGCCCAGACTCAAAAGCTGACGCAGCGTACCGCGCTCGCGTTCTCCCGAAAAAGCGGCAAAACCCAGCATAATGGCGACCAGCGGCATCACCGCTTGCAGCACGAAGGCCAGCGAAAGACTGCTCAGCCGCGCCGACAACGGGTTGTCGCGCGCGGCCCGGAACTGCACCTCGTTCTGCTTGTGCGCCTCCAGCCACACAGCGCTGCCTACGTAGGCGTCTATACCCGGATCGGCGAGCGCCAGCGGGCTTTGCGGCTTGAACGCGTATTGCCCGAAATGCGCCGCAACATGAGGATCTTTGGCGCCCTGGGCCGTCCAGATCTGGCGGTCG harbors:
- a CDS encoding DUF3526 domain-containing protein; its protein translation is MNTVAADIAVRVVTTSGRWRVAHAVAVKELLDIYRDARFRWLAALTLLLMVCALIFSVDQVQRTDRDRAAAAQGDRQIWTAQGAKDPHVAAHFGQYAFKPQSPLALADPGIDAYVGSAVWLEAHKQNEVQFRAARDNPLSARLSSLSLAFVLQAVMPLVAIMLGFAAFSGERERGTLRQLLSLGIRPMDLLAGKGLAVVGVLVAMLLPAFIGILISCFMFADSSMFSLGDQVARLVWLALGYVLYLGGFAALALAVSALSRTSRMALVGLLGFWLINCFLVPRLMTDVVRNTLPLPTALEFRQAIAQDKKKTFGHDESHPAFVAFRDRVLKQYGVTRVEDLPVNFRGLSLREDDENGNRIFDRHFGTLQEAYYRQDLWRAAPGFVFPLLAIQPYSMGLAGSDTRGQYHFTSAAEQHRRAIQAIVSDDLIRNGRYGDSTYVAGPDLWARISAFSYRPPQAWWALSAQAVNLFVLLAWCLAAGLLAVYAVRRLRPV